Genomic segment of Coffea arabica cultivar ET-39 chromosome 1e, Coffea Arabica ET-39 HiFi, whole genome shotgun sequence:
AAGATTTGAAAGAACTGAAGTGAAGGACATATCTGCATATTATATCTGGTAGCCAGCTGCAAAACAGAGCAGGACATTCAATTGTTTCAACAGCGTACACCATACAAGAAGAGAAAAAATATAACGCTCATACTGCTTCAAGCTAAAACTAAGATAGAGATCGATAGCCATTCAAATACTATTTCTAGCAACATTGCACGTCATATTACTGAAATGTCATTattcttcaaatttttaatCTGACATAATTGCAATATCAACTAGTAAGCAGAAGGAGCTTCTTTAATGTGTCAACAGATTGATGAATATCAACTGACCTGATCAAAATGGGAAAACAAATGGACGAAAAAGTACATGAACAAAAGAATTCTTGCAACCTGAAGCATCAGAAGTCTTATTGTGAGAAACAGTGATGCTTAAAAAGGACAAATAAAATGGTAAGTATGTTTTTTTGAACATTACCAGCCAACCTAAGAACAAAGCCAACCCATTGCAAACATATAGTTTAGAATCCTTCTGACCAGCGGTATCCAGATACCTGCAAGCACGATGACATTTTTCTAAATTATAAAATCCCACCAAAATTTTGGCTTTCTATGCTTTTTGAGGGAAATCTTGATGATAGTTTACCATCTCAAGTTGACAAAGGGAGTGGTGATCTCCGTGAAGAGGACCATCAGTATGTAAATCAGCCCTTGGCCACTTAAAAgggattgaatgattgaaaacaCAGAAAGTCCGTGGTGCAAAACCTAAACcgtaaacacataagcatgtcTGACTCATATCCCAACTGATTCTTGAAAAACAACAGTATGAAAGACCAAGCAGCCATAACACTGAAATTGTTGCACAGCAGGAGATATCAGAAAGTAGGATGCCAATGTGTTTGCACTTCCACTTCAGAAGTGCAACACAAGTCAACACTCAGCGTTCATACAAACAGAAATAAGAAATTCATAAACACCCAGTTCTACTTACATACTCCATACCACCTAAGACCGGAAAGTGATAAATGATCATTGCCAAGTCTGACAGAAAGTAACCGATGGAGATCTGTTGATCATCAAATGAAACAATTAATATAACTTGAAAATATGTATAACAGATGACTGTGCAGAAGTATAGCATATGACAATGGTAATCACGTTGGCAAAAACAGAAGGCAGGTGACCTAGTATCCTCTTCAGTACATACAAGGATGACAGGGAATGCTTGATGACCGCTGGTTACATGTAATGGCGAATAATTCACTCTTATGAACTGCCTTCTTGAATGTGAAAGAGCAACAATGAGAGTCTGATCGACCATGAAGGTCAGTGCAATATTGCATGACAAGGATGTCCCATAATCCCCAAATAATCTAATAAACAGAACATGTGGACAGTTGTTTGCCATGACAAAGTAAAGCACATAGTCACCATGGTTTTCTGACAATAAAAATCAGATGAATGCATGTATGGATGAATTATTATCGACATGCTGAAGGAACATTAAGCTCTGTGCAGCAACTTACTCCAAGTATTGTATCTGACAAAGGTGATTTTCTGTTAACAATCAACTCATCCTGCGAAGCCGCATCAAAAAGATCTGATGCAATCAAGAGATGCAAAGAAGCAGCAGCAACAACAATTGCATGGAAAGTGGAGAAGCCCCTGAAAAACAAAGTACCATTACATGTACAGCAAACAGCAACAATGTGAAGTACGTTTCACATCCACTGTAAAACTCTGTCTCCGTGAAATATTTAATGTtgcaaaaaagaagaagaaaatagagGGAAAGAATCACCGATTGTTCC
This window contains:
- the LOC113712518 gene encoding uncharacterized protein isoform X1, whose product is MVGFGLLTVGLIDIAGHATLTKEQHWLLSVFLGIVMCKIVYDLTGVVSSVFFSGYAKLDKKGKLEWNNRGFSTFHAIVVAAASLHLLIASDLFDAASQDELIVNRKSPLSDTILGISIGYFLSDLAMIIYHFPVLGGMEYVLHHGLSVFSIIQSLLSGQGLIYILMVLFTEITTPFVNLRWYLDTAGQKDSKLYVCNGLALFLGWLVARILLFMYFFVHLFSHFDQVKEVYTLGFYSLLTVPPVLAMMNAFWFLKIARGEYHQFIKTVAGSEVLCFRHKWILLEFHVASL
- the LOC113712518 gene encoding uncharacterized protein isoform X2 gives rise to the protein MVGFGLLTVGLIDIAGHATLTKEQHWLLSVFLGIVMCKIVYDLTGVVSSVFFSGYAKLDKKGKLEWNNRGFSTFHAIVVAAASLHLLIASDLFDAASQDELIVNRKSPLSDTILGISIGYFLSDLAMIIYHFPVLGGMEYVLHHGLSVFSIIQSLLSGQGLIYILMVLFTEITTPFVNLRWYLDTAGQKDSKLYVCNGLALFLGWLVARILLFMYFFVHLFSHFDQVKEVYTLGFYSLLTVPPVLAMMNAFWFLKIARGLIKTLTRARYRK
- the LOC113712518 gene encoding uncharacterized protein isoform X3, producing the protein MVGFGLLTVGLIDIAGHATLTKEQHWLLSVFLGIVMCKIVYDLTGVVSSVFFSGYAKLDKKGKLEWNNRGFSTFHAIVVAAASLHLLIASDLFDAASQDELIVNRKSPLSDTILGVLHHGLSVFSIIQSLLSGQGLIYILMVLFTEITTPFVNLRWYLDTAGQKDSKLYVCNGLALFLGWLVARILLFMYFFVHLFSHFDQVKEVYTLGFYSLLTVPPVLAMMNAFWFLKIARGEYHQFIKTVAGSEVLCFRHKWILLEFHVASL